From the Nitrobacter hamburgensis X14 genome, one window contains:
- a CDS encoding DUF4169 family protein → MGDVVNLSKRRKRAERERTAEIADANRARFGRPKAERDLIEQRMMREKRLLDQHRIDGEDGS, encoded by the coding sequence ATGGGGGATGTGGTCAATCTAAGCAAGCGCAGGAAACGCGCCGAACGGGAACGGACGGCAGAGATTGCCGACGCCAATCGAGCGCGCTTTGGCCGCCCCAAGGCTGAGCGCGATCTCATCGAACAGCGCATGATGCGGGAGAAACGTCTGCTCGATCAGCACCGCATCGACGGCGAGGACGGATCATGA
- a CDS encoding ribbon-helix-helix domain-containing protein: MKSPVVKRSIVVAGHKTSVSLEEAFWNGMKEISSLRDMTLSELVGEIDSNRQQGNLSSAIRLFVLDYFRSRAMAAESENSPSAG, from the coding sequence ATGAAATCGCCGGTGGTGAAACGATCGATCGTGGTGGCCGGCCACAAGACCAGCGTGAGCCTCGAGGAGGCATTCTGGAACGGAATGAAAGAAATCTCGAGCCTTCGCGACATGACGCTGTCCGAACTGGTCGGCGAGATCGACAGCAACCGTCAACAGGGCAACCTGTCCTCGGCGATCCGCCTTTTCGTCCTGGACTACTTTCGAAGCCGCGCGATGGCTGCGGAATCCGAAAACAGCCCGAGCGCCGGATAG
- a CDS encoding ribbon-helix-helix domain-containing protein → MRNDQSGDRRGEREYAVVKRSVIVGGHKTSVSLEDAFWTSLKDIAMRRGMTLSTQIASIDTDRRTSNLSSAIRLYVLEHFRTRAASTMFIGERLAPSTRLAPLGPE, encoded by the coding sequence ATGCGAAACGACCAAAGCGGCGATCGCCGCGGCGAGCGCGAATATGCCGTCGTTAAACGATCGGTGATCGTCGGCGGTCACAAGACCAGCGTGAGTCTCGAAGACGCATTCTGGACAAGCCTGAAAGATATCGCGATGCGGCGAGGCATGACCCTTTCCACGCAAATCGCCTCGATCGATACCGATCGCAGGACCAGCAATCTGTCTTCGGCGATCCGTCTCTATGTGCTCGAGCATTTTCGCACGCGGGCGGCGAGCACCATGTTCATCGGCGAACGTCTGGCACCATCCACACGGCTTGCGCCGCTTGGTCCGGAATAG
- a CDS encoding AsmA family protein: protein MQTTLLGLAITFIVALIAALIGPYFIDWNRFRPQFEAEAARVIGAPVRVDGGLDARLLPSPSLQLRSVVVGGPNDSGKVRADNLAVEFSLGSLMRGEWRATELTINGVALDLGLDSGGRIDWPLSSRSLDVASFSIDRLNLTGRVALHDAASRSTLELNDVAFSGDVRSSGASVRGDGNFELSGTRYPFRISSGQAGDGDASRVHVAIDPGTRAAFIDLDGILSFDERAPHFDGALTLAGAAEADGKNFSSDPSQRPWRVSAKVKADPKGARLEQVEASYGAGDAALRLAGVGDVRFGASPRIHAELFARQLDADRLLGKDRDTPATMFPALQSYLTKIPQPWLAAEIGISVDQIMLGGRPIQNFGADLRGDAASWAISRLEFQAPGATRVAVNGQIAQPGPSAHFDGVLDVESSDPDAFVGWLQARSDIVHQSQKPLRLRGNLTVDSSQVAFDQLKADIEGGSVEGRLAFVNSTAENGARAEAELRANRLDLDAAAGLVRAIAGPQGGWPNEGQLSLNVDSAMSAGQELRPFIAKLAYGPKTISLEQLKIGSPGGFMMEGSGAFDRVDATGQLSLNATSDSVAQMTSLIAPVAPTVAARLDAMPAAAGAARLHLALNVDKSPADKNKADASAKLDVDLPQLKGTLSLAAVPSLEAVRTADLDALAQSEATLRTKLTAERGGALPALLGLDRVIAVRDRSVLEGTATGVWHAPIRLNARMSGADLDAEIKATLEPWSSDRKADLHLAVRRVDLGPLLHLKPSDSRARNVSLSSHVALAGSKLIVNDLDGMAAGARMRGRVAVNFGNENLVEGEIGIDTLDLASAFGLAVGAAGHDTAEPLGVGLPEGWRGQLTFEALRGVLPGGIELRPVSGIVKADGHSLTFDAMKGKIGDGDATARLDIRQAADGVALNAKVQLTNVDGSALHYGSLAMPSGHASAQMTFASQGRSASALAGALSGDGLVTLEHARIAGLDPHMFNAAIDAGDGGASDDAKLQQIVERSLSVNPFAVASAQIPFIVRDGRLHVSATALEGDGAQAIVSGGYDIAADQVDIRASLASTSAGSANNRPEVQIFAVGPPDAIHRTIDVAALSSWLAVRAIDRETRRLDSIEQRMASPPALPPAIPPPATTSLPAEPSEVSAAPLATDEAPVANAPVPKRDPRWSPAKPGMAIPSPAMASLPAEPSEVSAAPPTTNDPPVANVPVPKRDPRRSRAKPRMAVTPGPATTPQASNAPTPPSAAPLPAPVEIRPAPIPKPLHPRQPLVQRPPASTARPAL, encoded by the coding sequence GTGCAGACCACGCTGCTCGGCCTGGCGATCACATTCATTGTCGCGCTCATCGCCGCGCTGATCGGGCCGTATTTCATCGACTGGAACCGCTTTCGGCCCCAGTTCGAGGCGGAGGCAGCGCGCGTGATCGGCGCGCCGGTGCGGGTCGACGGCGGGCTTGACGCCCGGCTGCTGCCGTCGCCGTCATTGCAGCTTCGCTCAGTTGTGGTCGGAGGGCCGAACGATTCCGGCAAGGTGCGCGCCGACAACCTCGCGGTCGAATTCAGCCTGGGTTCGCTGATGCGCGGAGAATGGCGCGCGACCGAATTGACGATCAACGGCGTCGCGCTCGACCTCGGTCTCGATTCCGGCGGGCGGATTGATTGGCCGCTGTCGTCGCGGTCGCTCGATGTCGCTTCGTTTTCCATTGACCGGCTGAACCTCACGGGCCGCGTCGCGCTTCATGATGCGGCCAGCCGCTCCACGCTTGAATTGAATGACGTCGCTTTCAGCGGCGATGTGCGGTCGTCGGGCGCGTCCGTGCGCGGCGACGGCAATTTCGAGCTGTCAGGAACGCGCTATCCATTCCGGATCTCGTCCGGTCAGGCGGGCGACGGCGATGCCAGCCGTGTTCATGTCGCGATCGATCCCGGAACGCGCGCGGCATTCATCGATCTCGATGGAATTTTGTCATTCGATGAGCGTGCGCCGCATTTCGATGGCGCGCTGACGCTGGCGGGCGCTGCGGAAGCCGATGGTAAAAACTTTTCGAGCGACCCGTCTCAAAGACCATGGCGGGTGTCGGCCAAGGTCAAGGCCGATCCGAAAGGCGCGCGGCTGGAGCAGGTCGAAGCGAGTTATGGCGCGGGCGATGCCGCGCTGAGGCTCGCAGGCGTTGGCGACGTTCGTTTCGGCGCGTCGCCCCGGATTCATGCCGAATTGTTCGCGCGTCAACTCGACGCCGATCGCCTGCTTGGCAAGGATCGGGACACGCCCGCAACGATGTTTCCGGCATTACAAAGCTATCTAACGAAAATTCCGCAACCGTGGCTTGCCGCCGAAATCGGGATCAGCGTGGACCAGATCATGCTGGGCGGCCGCCCGATACAAAATTTCGGTGCTGACTTACGCGGCGACGCCGCATCATGGGCGATCAGCCGGCTGGAATTCCAGGCTCCCGGCGCAACGCGCGTGGCGGTTAACGGTCAGATCGCGCAACCCGGGCCATCCGCACATTTCGACGGTGTGCTCGATGTTGAATCGTCCGATCCGGATGCATTCGTCGGCTGGCTGCAAGCTCGCAGCGACATCGTCCATCAAAGCCAAAAGCCATTGCGTCTGCGTGGCAATTTGACCGTGGATTCAAGCCAGGTCGCCTTCGATCAGCTCAAGGCCGATATCGAGGGTGGCAGCGTCGAAGGGCGGCTGGCGTTCGTCAATTCGACGGCCGAGAATGGCGCGCGGGCCGAGGCGGAACTCAGGGCGAACCGTCTCGACCTCGATGCGGCGGCAGGCCTGGTCCGCGCGATTGCGGGACCGCAAGGCGGTTGGCCGAATGAAGGACAGCTCTCGTTGAATGTCGATAGCGCGATGTCGGCGGGACAGGAATTGCGTCCATTCATCGCCAAACTTGCTTATGGACCAAAGACAATCTCCCTGGAGCAATTGAAAATCGGCTCGCCCGGAGGTTTCATGATGGAGGGCTCCGGCGCATTCGACCGCGTCGACGCCACCGGCCAGCTATCGTTGAATGCGACATCGGACTCGGTTGCGCAGATGACGAGTTTGATCGCTCCGGTCGCGCCGACCGTCGCGGCGCGCCTCGATGCGATGCCGGCGGCCGCGGGAGCAGCGCGGCTCCACCTCGCGCTGAATGTCGATAAAAGTCCTGCCGACAAAAACAAGGCCGATGCCAGCGCGAAGCTCGACGTCGATCTTCCGCAACTGAAAGGCACGCTGTCACTGGCGGCCGTACCTTCGCTCGAAGCCGTGCGCACGGCCGATCTCGATGCATTGGCACAGAGCGAGGCGACGCTCCGGACGAAGCTGACGGCGGAACGAGGCGGAGCCTTGCCGGCCTTGCTGGGTCTCGACCGTGTGATCGCGGTTCGCGACCGGTCCGTGCTGGAGGGGACGGCGACGGGAGTCTGGCATGCTCCGATCCGGCTGAACGCGCGGATGTCGGGAGCCGATCTGGATGCCGAAATAAAAGCAACGTTGGAGCCATGGTCATCGGACCGGAAGGCTGACCTTCATCTCGCAGTGCGCCGCGTCGATCTCGGGCCGCTGCTGCATCTCAAGCCATCCGATTCCCGTGCCCGGAACGTCAGCCTGTCGTCGCATGTCGCGCTGGCCGGCAGCAAGCTGATTGTCAACGATCTCGATGGCATGGCAGCGGGTGCCCGGATGCGCGGGCGCGTTGCGGTGAATTTCGGCAACGAAAATCTCGTCGAGGGCGAAATCGGAATCGACACGCTCGATTTGGCATCGGCGTTTGGACTTGCCGTCGGCGCCGCGGGACATGATACGGCGGAGCCGCTGGGTGTCGGCCTGCCGGAAGGTTGGCGCGGTCAACTCACGTTCGAGGCGCTGCGCGGCGTGCTGCCGGGAGGCATCGAATTGCGGCCCGTCAGCGGCATTGTCAAAGCGGATGGCCATTCCCTGACATTCGATGCGATGAAAGGGAAAATCGGCGATGGCGATGCCACCGCACGCCTCGACATCCGGCAAGCCGCCGACGGTGTTGCCTTGAATGCGAAAGTTCAGCTTACCAACGTCGACGGTTCGGCGTTGCATTACGGTTCACTGGCGATGCCTTCAGGCCACGCTTCGGCGCAGATGACATTTGCAAGCCAGGGCCGCAGCGCGTCTGCGCTGGCCGGAGCGCTGTCCGGCGACGGTCTGGTCACACTCGAGCATGCGCGCATTGCGGGGCTTGATCCGCACATGTTCAATGCAGCGATCGATGCGGGCGATGGCGGAGCATCGGACGACGCCAAATTGCAGCAGATCGTGGAGCGATCTCTGTCCGTGAATCCGTTTGCGGTCGCATCGGCGCAAATTCCGTTCATCGTGAGAGATGGCCGCCTCCATGTGAGCGCGACGGCTCTGGAGGGCGACGGGGCGCAGGCCATCGTCTCCGGTGGCTATGACATCGCGGCGGATCAGGTCGATATCCGCGCCAGCCTTGCTTCAACGTCGGCCGGGTCCGCGAACAATCGTCCGGAAGTTCAGATATTCGCGGTTGGGCCGCCCGACGCGATCCACCGGACCATTGATGTTGCCGCGCTGTCTTCGTGGCTTGCGGTGAGGGCGATCGATCGCGAAACCCGCAGGCTCGACTCGATCGAGCAACGCATGGCGTCGCCGCCCGCGCTGCCTCCTGCCATCCCGCCGCCGGCGACAACATCGCTTCCGGCTGAGCCGTCAGAGGTTTCCGCTGCGCCATTGGCGACGGACGAGGCGCCTGTCGCCAATGCACCTGTCCCGAAGCGCGATCCGCGTTGGTCTCCCGCAAAACCGGGGATGGCCATCCCATCGCCGGCGATGGCATCGCTTCCGGCCGAACCGTCAGAGGTTTCCGCTGCGCCACCGACGACGAACGATCCGCCCGTCGCCAATGTGCCCGTTCCGAAGCGCGATCCGCGGCGGTCCCGCGCGAAACCTCGGATGGCCGTCACACCGGGTCCGGCGACCACGCCGCAGGCGTCCAACGCGCCGACGCCACCATCGGCTGCGCCCCTGCCGGCACCGGTCGAGATACGGCCTGCGCCGATTCCAAAGCCGCTCCACCCGCGCCAGCCGCTGGTGCAGAGGCCGCCGGCGTCGACCGCGCGACCGGCTCTCTAG
- a CDS encoding thioesterase family protein: MKGTPATDPDDKPEPFQCSVLRIEPQWIDYNGHLNMAYYNVLFDRATDEFWLELGIGPDYVKTRTGSTFTAECHLRYLREIHLDDPVRVSVLLIAADEKRLHTFEELRHATEGWLSATSENMTVHIDMAARKVAPFPPDIRTRIQAVVGAHSLITRPEGIGRKVAMPSKSR, encoded by the coding sequence ATGAAAGGCACGCCCGCCACCGACCCGGACGATAAGCCCGAACCCTTTCAGTGTTCGGTCCTGCGGATCGAGCCGCAGTGGATCGACTACAACGGCCATCTCAACATGGCCTACTACAACGTCCTGTTCGACCGGGCGACCGACGAGTTCTGGCTCGAACTGGGAATCGGGCCCGACTACGTGAAGACGCGCACCGGCTCGACGTTCACCGCCGAGTGTCATCTGCGCTACCTGCGGGAAATTCATCTGGACGACCCGGTGCGGGTGTCCGTCCTGCTGATCGCCGCCGACGAAAAGCGTCTGCACACCTTCGAGGAGTTGCGGCACGCCACCGAAGGATGGCTTTCGGCGACCTCCGAAAACATGACTGTTCACATCGATATGGCCGCTCGTAAAGTCGCGCCCTTCCCCCCTGATATCCGTACGCGCATTCAGGCCGTCGTTGGCGCCCACAGCCTTATCACGCGCCCCGAGGGCATCGGCCGGAAAGTCGCGATGCCCTCGAAGTCACGTTAG
- a CDS encoding DUF1328 domain-containing protein: MLSWVVTFLIIALIAGILGFGGLAGASVEIAKIIFFIAVILFVVSAVVGLLRGRTRV, from the coding sequence ATGCTGAGCTGGGTCGTGACATTTCTGATTATCGCATTGATTGCTGGTATTCTGGGTTTCGGCGGTCTCGCGGGTGCCTCCGTCGAAATCGCGAAGATCATCTTTTTCATCGCCGTCATCCTGTTTGTCGTGTCGGCGGTGGTCGGGCTGTTGCGCGGACGCACCCGCGTGTAG
- a CDS encoding ATP-dependent helicase: MTEPNRLIHRDVPEHQPAAGGIAARARAAATPQYLAGLNPEQREAVETLDGPVLVLAGAGTGKTRVLTTRIAHILSQGRARPGEILSVTFTNKAAREMKHRLGQMLGHAVEGMPWLGTFHSIGGRILRVHAELVHLKSNFTVLDVDDQIRLLKQLLQADNIDDKRWPARMLAGLIDGWKNRGLTPAQVPSGEAAVFGNGRGGKLYAAYQARLKILNAADFGDLLLENIRLFREHPDVLRQYQGRFKFILVDEYQDTNVAQYLWLRLLSQAPSQSLPGLTRQSVVSPEDGSPGLDASRRPGDDALTKNISPPKNICCVGDDDQSIYGWRGAEVDNILRFDHDFPGAKVIRLERNYRSTGHILAAASHLIAHNEGRLGKTLRTEDVDGEKVTVTGCWDSEEEARGIGEEIEQLQRAGEKLNEIAILVRASFQMREFEDRFVTLGLPYRVIGGPRFYERAEIRDALAYLRLINSPADDLAFERIVNVPKRGLGDATVQMLHEIARKRQIPLSEAARAVVETDELRPKARGSLRALLDSFDRWRVQRETMPHTELVEIVLDESGYTEMWQKDRSADAAGRLENLKELVRSMEEFENLQGFLEHISLVMDRDGGPDEDAVSVMTLHSAKGLEFDNVFLPGWEEGLFPHQRALDEQGRAGLEEERRLAHVGLTRARRRAKLYFATNRRIHGSWSTTIPSRFLDELPAHNVEITESKGGSGWGGTGGYGPSRFDNVESFGSSYATPGWQRAQANRGRGGFNEAGTPYNASRSKSKHAPLTIDGELVAKSTGTTSSFSPGDRVFHQKFGYGKVARIDGNKLTIAFEKAGEKKVVDSFVERV, translated from the coding sequence ATGACCGAACCGAACAGACTGATCCATCGCGACGTTCCCGAGCACCAGCCTGCCGCCGGTGGCATTGCTGCGCGCGCGCGCGCAGCGGCAACGCCACAATATCTGGCCGGGCTCAATCCGGAACAGCGCGAGGCGGTGGAAACGCTGGACGGGCCGGTGCTGGTGCTGGCTGGCGCGGGTACCGGCAAGACCCGCGTGCTGACGACTCGCATCGCGCATATCCTCAGCCAGGGCCGCGCCCGTCCCGGTGAAATCCTGTCGGTAACCTTCACCAACAAGGCCGCACGCGAGATGAAGCATCGGCTTGGCCAGATGCTTGGACATGCCGTGGAAGGCATGCCGTGGCTCGGCACCTTTCATTCCATCGGCGGCCGGATTCTGCGTGTTCATGCCGAGCTGGTGCACCTCAAATCCAACTTCACCGTTCTCGACGTGGACGACCAGATCCGCCTGCTCAAACAGCTTCTGCAGGCCGACAACATCGACGACAAGCGCTGGCCGGCGCGGATGCTGGCGGGGCTGATCGACGGCTGGAAAAATCGCGGGCTGACGCCGGCGCAGGTGCCGTCCGGCGAAGCCGCCGTGTTCGGCAACGGCCGCGGCGGCAAGCTCTATGCCGCCTACCAGGCGCGGCTGAAGATCCTCAACGCCGCGGACTTCGGCGACCTGCTGCTTGAGAACATCCGGCTGTTCCGCGAGCATCCGGACGTGCTGCGGCAATATCAGGGCCGCTTCAAGTTCATCCTCGTCGACGAGTATCAGGATACGAACGTCGCACAATATCTGTGGCTGCGGCTGCTGTCGCAAGCGCCGTCGCAATCATTGCCGGGCTTGACCCGGCAATCCGTCGTTTCTCCGGAAGATGGATCACCGGGTCTCGACGCGTCGCGTCGGCCCGGTGATGACGCACTAACAAAGAATATCTCCCCGCCCAAAAACATCTGCTGCGTCGGCGATGACGACCAGTCGATCTACGGCTGGCGCGGCGCCGAGGTGGACAACATCCTGCGCTTCGACCACGATTTTCCCGGCGCCAAGGTGATCCGGCTGGAGCGCAACTACCGCTCCACCGGCCATATCCTCGCCGCCGCCTCGCATCTGATCGCGCATAACGAGGGCCGGCTCGGCAAGACGCTGCGCACCGAGGATGTCGATGGCGAGAAGGTCACCGTCACCGGCTGCTGGGATTCCGAAGAAGAAGCCCGCGGCATCGGCGAGGAAATCGAACAGCTTCAGCGCGCCGGCGAAAAACTGAACGAAATCGCAATTCTGGTGCGCGCCTCGTTCCAGATGCGCGAATTCGAAGACCGCTTCGTGACCCTTGGCCTGCCCTATCGCGTCATCGGCGGTCCGCGCTTCTACGAGCGCGCCGAAATCCGCGATGCGCTCGCCTATCTGCGCCTCATCAACTCGCCGGCCGACGATCTCGCCTTCGAACGCATCGTCAACGTGCCTAAACGCGGCCTGGGCGATGCCACCGTCCAGATGCTGCACGAGATCGCTCGCAAGCGGCAGATCCCGCTCAGCGAGGCCGCCCGCGCCGTCGTCGAAACCGACGAGCTGAGGCCGAAGGCGCGCGGATCGCTGCGCGCCTTGCTCGACAGTTTCGACCGCTGGCGCGTGCAGCGCGAGACCATGCCGCACACCGAGCTTGTCGAGATCGTGCTCGACGAGAGCGGTTACACCGAGATGTGGCAGAAGGACCGTTCGGCCGATGCCGCGGGCCGCCTTGAGAACCTGAAAGAGCTGGTGCGCTCGATGGAGGAGTTCGAGAACCTGCAAGGCTTCCTCGAACATATCTCGCTGGTGATGGATCGCGACGGCGGCCCAGACGAGGACGCCGTCTCGGTGATGACGCTGCATTCCGCCAAGGGACTCGAATTCGACAACGTTTTCCTGCCCGGCTGGGAGGAGGGTCTGTTTCCGCATCAGCGTGCGCTGGATGAGCAGGGACGCGCCGGCCTCGAGGAAGAACGCCGGCTTGCCCATGTCGGCCTGACACGGGCGCGCCGTCGCGCGAAGCTTTACTTCGCCACCAACCGGCGCATTCACGGCTCGTGGTCGACAACCATCCCGTCGCGTTTTCTCGACGAACTGCCGGCGCACAACGTCGAGATCACCGAATCCAAGGGCGGCTCGGGCTGGGGCGGAACGGGCGGCTATGGCCCTTCGCGTTTCGACAATGTCGAGTCGTTCGGCTCGAGCTATGCGACGCCCGGCTGGCAACGCGCGCAGGCCAATCGCGGCCGCGGCGGTTTCAATGAGGCCGGCACGCCCTACAATGCGAGCCGATCGAAGTCGAAGCACGCGCCATTGACCATCGACGGTGAACTGGTCGCGAAATCCACCGGCACGACCTCCAGCTTCTCACCGGGCGACCGGGTCTTTCACCAGAAATTCGGCTACGGCAAAGTGGCGCGGATCGATGGCAACAAGCTGACTATCGCCTTCGAAAAAGCCGGCGAGAAAAAGGTGGTCGATAGTTTTGTGGAGCGGGTGTAG
- a CDS encoding ABC transporter ATP-binding protein yields the protein MSPIISVSGLSKTYASGFTALKAINLDINRGEIFALLGPNGAGKTTLISIICGIANPSAGQVLVDGHDIQRDFRATRSLIGLVPQELHTDAFETVWATVSFSRGLFGKRKNPTHIEKVLKDLSLWDKKDNKIVTLSGGMKRRVMIAKALSHEPQILFLDEPTAGVDVELRKAMWDVVRTLRASGVTIILTTHYIEEAEEMADRVGVINRGEIILVEEKTVLMQKLGKKRLKLHLQGRLDAVPAPLAAYNLELADCGTELIYTYDTRSQHTGITSLLGELRAAGIRFSDLDTTQSSLEDIFVSLVRA from the coding sequence ATGTCGCCCATCATTTCCGTTTCCGGCCTGTCGAAGACCTACGCGTCCGGCTTCACAGCGCTGAAAGCCATCAACCTCGATATCAACCGAGGTGAGATTTTTGCATTGCTGGGCCCCAACGGCGCCGGCAAGACCACGCTCATCAGCATCATTTGCGGCATCGCGAACCCGTCGGCCGGACAGGTGCTGGTCGACGGTCACGACATTCAGCGCGACTTTCGGGCTACCCGCTCGCTGATCGGCCTCGTGCCGCAAGAACTGCATACGGATGCGTTCGAAACGGTGTGGGCGACCGTCAGTTTCAGCCGCGGGCTGTTCGGCAAACGCAAGAACCCGACTCATATCGAGAAGGTTTTGAAGGACCTGTCGCTGTGGGACAAGAAGGACAACAAGATCGTCACGCTGTCCGGCGGCATGAAGCGACGCGTGATGATTGCGAAAGCACTGTCGCACGAGCCGCAGATTCTGTTTCTGGACGAGCCGACCGCGGGCGTCGATGTCGAACTGCGCAAAGCCATGTGGGACGTGGTGCGGACGCTGCGAGCCTCTGGCGTCACGATTATCCTGACGACGCATTACATCGAGGAGGCCGAGGAGATGGCCGACCGGGTCGGCGTCATCAACAGGGGCGAAATCATTCTCGTCGAGGAAAAGACGGTGCTGATGCAGAAGCTCGGCAAAAAGCGGTTGAAGCTTCATCTGCAAGGCAGGCTCGATGCCGTACCTGCGCCGCTGGCGGCCTACAATCTCGAGCTTGCCGATTGCGGCACGGAGCTGATCTACACCTACGACACCCGGAGCCAACATACCGGCATCACCAGCCTGCTGGGCGAACTCCGTGCTGCCGGCATCAGGTTTTCCGACCTCGATACCACCCAGAGTTCGCTGGAAGACATCTTCGTCAGTCTGGTGAGGGCCTGA
- a CDS encoding ABC transporter permease, with product MNFEAVKAIYLFEMARTWRTLLQSIVSPVVSTSLYFVVFGAAIGSRITQVEGVSYGTFIVPGLVMLSVLTQSITNASFGIYFPKFIGTIYEILSAPVSYFEIVLGYVGAAATKSIILGLIILATAGLFVPLHIQHPVWMLAFLVMTAVTFSLFGFIVGIWADGFEKLQMIPLLIITPLTFLGGSFYSISMLPPGWQTIALFNPVVYLISGFRWSFYEIADVSVSVSIGMTLGFLAICMLLVWWIFRTGYRLKN from the coding sequence ATGAACTTCGAGGCTGTGAAGGCGATCTACCTGTTTGAAATGGCGCGAACCTGGCGCACGCTGCTGCAAAGCATCGTCTCGCCGGTGGTCTCGACGTCGCTTTACTTCGTGGTGTTCGGCGCAGCGATCGGGTCGCGCATCACGCAGGTTGAAGGCGTCAGCTATGGCACCTTCATCGTCCCGGGGCTGGTGATGCTGTCGGTGCTGACGCAAAGCATCACCAACGCGTCGTTCGGAATCTATTTTCCGAAGTTCATCGGCACCATTTACGAGATTCTGTCGGCGCCGGTATCCTATTTCGAGATCGTGCTGGGCTATGTCGGTGCCGCGGCGACCAAGTCTATCATCCTCGGCCTGATCATTCTGGCGACCGCCGGCTTGTTCGTGCCTTTGCACATCCAACATCCGGTCTGGATGTTGGCGTTTCTGGTCATGACCGCCGTGACTTTCAGCCTGTTCGGCTTCATCGTCGGCATCTGGGCCGACGGTTTCGAGAAGCTGCAGATGATCCCTCTCTTGATAATTACGCCGCTGACCTTCCTTGGGGGAAGCTTTTATTCGATCAGCATGCTGCCACCCGGTTGGCAAACCATCGCGCTGTTCAATCCGGTGGTGTATCTCATCAGCGGTTTCCGCTGGAGTTTTTACGAAATCGCCGATGTCAGCGTGTCCGTGAGCATCGGCATGACGCTGGGTTTTCTCGCGATCTGCATGTTGCTCGTCTGGTGGATTTTCAGAACCGGCTACCGGCTGAAAAACTAG
- a CDS encoding L,D-transpeptidase → MRTFFIPIISLMFFAAGSMAEAKVSILVDKDNQQMTVSVDGAERYQWPVSTGNPSHETPNGKFQTFRMEANHFSKEFDDAPMPHSIFFTKVGHAIHGTFSEGSLGVPVSHGCVRLSRAHASTLYALVQKEGVLNTTVTLTGSSRVALARNPRGKRKTDVARRDPAPGYQSYDTAGNPVDLTPGHIAPAQQPQATVRGDDGYIYPADGSSSDQRYPAPRSYRRIYGAQTVPQRRPYHSDQADYGYAQPYQPQVYAPRPYQPRGLFTEFDD, encoded by the coding sequence ATGCGTACGTTTTTTATTCCGATCATCAGTCTGATGTTTTTTGCCGCCGGCAGCATGGCCGAGGCGAAGGTGTCGATCCTTGTCGACAAGGACAATCAGCAAATGACCGTCTCCGTCGACGGCGCCGAGCGCTATCAATGGCCGGTCTCGACCGGGAATCCGTCGCACGAAACTCCGAACGGCAAATTCCAGACCTTCCGAATGGAAGCCAACCATTTCTCCAAGGAATTCGACGACGCCCCGATGCCGCACTCGATCTTTTTCACCAAGGTGGGTCACGCCATCCACGGCACGTTCTCCGAGGGCAGCCTCGGCGTACCGGTGTCGCACGGCTGCGTACGCCTCTCGCGCGCCCACGCCAGCACGCTTTATGCGCTGGTGCAGAAGGAAGGCGTCCTCAACACCACCGTGACGCTGACCGGATCGTCGCGCGTCGCGCTGGCGCGCAATCCTCGCGGCAAGCGCAAAACCGATGTCGCCCGTCGCGACCCGGCGCCGGGCTACCAGTCTTATGACACTGCCGGAAATCCGGTCGATCTGACGCCGGGGCATATCGCGCCTGCTCAGCAGCCGCAGGCCACCGTTCGCGGCGACGACGGCTATATCTACCCGGCGGACGGCAGCTCCAGCGATCAGCGCTATCCCGCCCCGCGCAGCTATCGCCGCATCTACGGCGCGCAGACCGTTCCCCAGCGGCGGCCGTATCATAGCGATCAAGCGGATTACGGTTATGCGCAACCTTACCAGCCGCAGGTTTACGCACCGCGGCCTTATCAGCCGCGCGGCCTGTTCACGGAGTTCGACGACTGA